A single region of the Gracilibacillus caseinilyticus genome encodes:
- a CDS encoding copper homeostasis protein CutC, whose product MLVEFIVQNAEEAVRAECLGADRLELVSAISEGGLTPSHGALKGVLRSVSIPVQVMVRPHSYQFRYSSADKAIMLEDIDHVVSLGGKGIVIGGLTEDDTIDESLLEAVVTRFPTIDITFHRAFDAVRSQSEAYSTLTKYHPHIKRILTSGGEANCTAGLSQLRELLALSKQLNGPRIMPGSGLSPSNIASIHDSVNASQYHFGSSIRKQQSFQQSFNETAVQALTDFKATH is encoded by the coding sequence ATGTTAGTAGAATTTATTGTGCAAAATGCAGAAGAAGCTGTTCGGGCAGAATGTTTGGGTGCTGACCGGCTTGAGCTTGTTTCAGCGATTAGTGAAGGGGGATTAACGCCAAGTCATGGTGCACTAAAAGGAGTTTTACGAAGTGTCTCTATTCCTGTTCAAGTCATGGTTCGTCCGCACAGCTACCAGTTTCGCTATTCAAGCGCGGACAAAGCAATCATGTTAGAAGATATAGATCATGTAGTCAGTCTTGGTGGAAAAGGAATCGTAATTGGCGGATTAACAGAGGACGACACGATTGATGAGAGCCTATTAGAGGCAGTCGTCACACGCTTTCCAACTATTGATATTACATTCCATCGGGCATTTGATGCTGTGCGCTCTCAAAGCGAAGCGTATTCGACACTAACCAAATATCATCCACATATAAAAAGAATCTTAACGTCTGGAGGAGAAGCCAATTGCACGGCAGGACTAAGTCAATTACGCGAACTGCTGGCACTTTCTAAGCAATTAAATGGCCCGCGAATCATGCCTGGCTCTGGACTTTCCCCAAGTAATATTGCATCCATTCATGATAGTGTCAATGCGTCGCAGTATCACTTTGGAAGTTCTATCAGAAAGCAGCAATCCTTTCAACAGTCATTTAATGAAACGGCTGTGCAAGCATTAACCGATTTCAAAGCGACGCATTAA
- a CDS encoding ABC transporter ATP-binding protein → MEEEVILSLKNVSKSYGSTRVLEAINLDVYQGQIIGYIGPNGAGKSTTVKMMLGLISSFEGDIEIFGEDIKKNGVAYKKRIGYVPENGEIYDSLTPLEYLSFIGGLYGMDQHVITSKTMALMRLFELENVVYTRISSFSKGMRQKVLFIASIIHNPDLLFLDEPLSGLDANSMMIVKEILDQLASEGKTIFYSSHIMDVVEKISNRIVLLADGQIVADGTFEQLQQQSQEGSLEEIFNQLTGFDNHQEIANSFVEIVKNGDPNG, encoded by the coding sequence ATGGAAGAAGAAGTCATTTTATCATTAAAAAATGTATCGAAATCATATGGCAGTACCCGAGTGTTGGAAGCTATTAATCTCGATGTCTATCAAGGACAAATTATAGGTTATATCGGACCGAATGGTGCAGGAAAAAGTACCACAGTAAAAATGATGTTAGGCTTAATTTCCAGTTTTGAAGGAGACATTGAAATATTTGGTGAAGATATCAAAAAGAACGGTGTTGCTTATAAAAAGCGGATTGGATATGTCCCGGAAAACGGTGAGATCTATGATAGTTTAACACCACTTGAGTATCTGTCTTTCATTGGTGGATTGTATGGGATGGATCAGCATGTCATTACTTCTAAAACGATGGCGTTAATGCGATTATTTGAATTAGAGAATGTGGTGTATACAAGGATCTCTTCTTTCTCCAAAGGGATGCGCCAGAAAGTTCTTTTTATCGCAAGTATTATACATAACCCGGATTTACTGTTTTTAGACGAACCGTTAAGTGGGCTTGATGCCAACAGTATGATGATTGTGAAGGAAATCTTAGATCAGTTAGCCAGTGAAGGCAAGACGATTTTTTATTCCTCACATATTATGGATGTCGTCGAAAAAATCAGCAACAGAATTGTATTACTGGCTGATGGGCAAATTGTTGCGGATGGCACATTTGAGCAATTACAGCAGCAAAGTCAGGAAGGTTCTCTGGAGGAAATCTTCAATCAGCTGACAGGATTTGATAACCATCAGGAAATTGCTAATTCTTTTGTTGAGATCGTGAAGAATGGTGATCCGAATGGATAA
- a CDS encoding TRAP transporter small permease, which translates to MMKALKRIKQVMDHLLLGLSVSLIGIIVLTILLQIFTRTFLNFTPAWSEELARLLFVWISFLGIAYGFKEKLHIAVGLLVKKFNDRIKSLIEYMTKALIIIFGLVLIYFGTEFMLLMNYSTMAGLGISSSFLYAAVPVAGIFVTINGIELLFVKGLHQEYDDAMEG; encoded by the coding sequence ATGATGAAAGCGCTAAAAAGAATCAAGCAGGTAATGGATCACTTATTACTTGGTCTTTCGGTATCGTTAATAGGCATTATTGTCTTAACGATTCTATTACAAATATTTACTCGAACATTTTTGAATTTTACTCCCGCATGGTCAGAAGAACTTGCGCGCTTATTATTTGTTTGGATCAGTTTTCTCGGCATCGCTTACGGCTTTAAAGAAAAGCTGCATATCGCAGTCGGATTATTAGTGAAGAAATTCAACGATAGAATAAAAAGTTTAATAGAATACATGACGAAAGCATTGATCATTATTTTTGGATTGGTGTTAATATATTTTGGAACAGAATTTATGTTGTTGATGAATTATTCAACGATGGCAGGATTGGGGATTTCTTCAAGCTTTTTATATGCTGCTGTTCCAGTGGCAGGAATTTTTGTCACGATAAATGGAATTGAGTTGTTATTTGTAAAAGGACTGCATCAGGAATATGACGATGCAATGGAGGGGTGA
- a CDS encoding iron chaperone has translation MELFADFLSKIDDPDHRERTEELLKWIPEKFPQLAPVVKWNQPMFTDHDTFIIGFSVAKHHLAIAPERAAMIHFANDIEASRYDHTKELIRIKWNQPVDYALLEKMIEFNILDKADCSTFWRK, from the coding sequence ATGGAATTATTTGCCGACTTTTTATCGAAAATAGACGACCCTGATCATCGCGAACGAACGGAAGAATTATTAAAGTGGATACCGGAGAAATTTCCCCAATTAGCCCCGGTCGTGAAGTGGAATCAGCCGATGTTTACTGATCACGATACTTTTATTATTGGGTTTAGTGTGGCCAAACATCACTTAGCGATAGCACCTGAGAGAGCAGCAATGATTCATTTTGCTAATGATATCGAAGCGTCTCGTTATGATCACACGAAGGAATTGATCCGGATCAAGTGGAACCAGCCAGTTGATTATGCATTACTAGAGAAAATGATTGAGTTTAACATATTAGATAAAGCCGATTGTTCTACCTTCTGGCGGAAGTAA
- a CDS encoding TRAP transporter large permease, with protein MEILFLIGGFILLLLLRIPIALSLAIASIGTGIYMGISPAAIIQQMASGLNSFSLLAIPFFILAGEIMNEGGISKRLINLANVMIGKIRGGLAMVNVLASSFFGGISGSALADTSSLGSVLIPIMKKQKYDTDYSIAVTISSSVQGVLIPPSHNMIIYSSVAGGVSIGGLFMGGLVPGLLLGLVIMVLTYLIAAKKNYARGEVISREEVPKIVREGLLGIFTIVIIIGGILTGIFTATESAAIAVLYAFSITFFVYRDIKISRMGVILQRTFKTLAMVLFLIGASTGFGWLLALLEVPSIVSNGLINFSPNPAITLLMILIIMLVLGMIMDMAPLILIITPILLPVTTNIGMDPIHFGVVLMLALGVGLVTPPVGSVLFVGSAIGKLSIEEATKGMLPFYIVMIVALLIIAYFPSLTLFLPHLLGA; from the coding sequence ATGGAGATATTATTTTTGATTGGTGGTTTCATATTACTGTTACTGCTTAGAATACCAATCGCACTCTCCTTGGCTATTGCTTCGATTGGTACAGGAATTTATATGGGGATCAGCCCTGCTGCGATTATTCAACAGATGGCATCAGGCTTGAATTCTTTTTCATTACTAGCAATTCCTTTCTTCATTTTGGCTGGCGAAATCATGAATGAAGGTGGGATTTCAAAAAGATTAATAAATTTAGCGAATGTTATGATTGGAAAAATCAGAGGCGGACTTGCCATGGTTAACGTGTTGGCTAGCAGCTTCTTCGGTGGTATATCTGGCTCCGCTTTAGCAGATACTTCTTCGTTAGGGTCTGTGTTAATTCCAATCATGAAAAAACAGAAGTATGATACCGACTATTCGATCGCGGTTACGATTTCCAGCTCGGTGCAAGGCGTGCTGATTCCTCCAAGTCATAATATGATTATTTACTCTAGCGTTGCAGGTGGGGTTTCCATTGGAGGACTTTTTATGGGAGGACTGGTTCCTGGCTTATTACTAGGATTAGTCATCATGGTATTGACCTACCTCATTGCAGCGAAGAAAAATTATGCCCGTGGTGAAGTGATCAGCCGAGAAGAAGTGCCAAAAATTGTACGAGAAGGTTTATTAGGTATCTTTACAATCGTGATTATCATCGGTGGTATTTTAACTGGTATATTTACTGCTACAGAATCTGCCGCTATTGCAGTTTTGTATGCATTTTCCATTACCTTTTTTGTCTATCGGGATATCAAGATCTCGAGAATGGGCGTTATTTTACAAAGAACGTTTAAGACGTTAGCAATGGTGCTATTCTTGATCGGAGCTTCTACAGGTTTTGGCTGGTTACTGGCATTGCTGGAAGTTCCTTCGATTGTTTCTAATGGCTTGATTAATTTCTCACCAAACCCGGCCATTACTTTACTAATGATCCTTATTATTATGTTAGTACTTGGGATGATAATGGATATGGCGCCACTCATTTTGATTATCACGCCGATCCTTTTACCAGTAACTACAAATATAGGGATGGATCCTATTCACTTTGGTGTTGTATTAATGCTGGCGTTAGGAGTCGGATTAGTAACGCCGCCTGTAGGTTCTGTTCTATTCGTAGGGTCAGCAATCGGCAAATTATCCATAGAAGAAGCAACAAAAGGGATGCTGCCATTTTACATTGTGATGATTGTTGCGTTATTAATCATCGCATACTTTCCAAGCTTAACTTTATTTTTACCACATTTATTAGGTGCTTAA
- a CDS encoding TRAP transporter substrate-binding protein: MKKKAMSLIWIVCVTVLLLAGCSEYSANADGTTTLILAENQPADYPTTIGAKEFARLVEEKTDGRYKIKVYHGGQLGDEKRAVELTQLGAIDFVRSNTTPLTEFNDQIGVLAMPFLFEDEEKKWDQLTGEVGNTLLNTFSGTRLVGLAFYDSGERSFYNTVRPIKSPEDLQGLKIRVQSSELAIDIVESLGASATPMDYGEVYSSLQNGVIDGAENNFPSYYTSSHYNVAKYYTVNGFQGAPEVLLASQETWDQLSEEDQAIFKEAATESIEVQREAWDELTEVSKEKVTEAGSELIEVDDVSEWREAVQPVYDKYGDKYSKWIERLTEDE; this comes from the coding sequence ATGAAAAAGAAAGCGATGTCATTAATTTGGATAGTTTGTGTCACAGTTCTTTTGTTAGCAGGATGTAGTGAGTATTCTGCTAATGCAGATGGAACAACCACCTTGATTTTGGCTGAAAACCAGCCAGCTGATTATCCAACCACTATCGGGGCAAAGGAGTTCGCTAGATTGGTCGAGGAAAAAACGGATGGAAGATATAAAATCAAAGTGTATCACGGTGGTCAGTTAGGTGATGAGAAGAGAGCCGTCGAACTTACACAGTTAGGGGCGATTGATTTTGTTCGATCTAATACAACCCCACTAACGGAATTTAATGATCAAATAGGTGTGTTAGCAATGCCATTTCTTTTTGAGGACGAAGAGAAAAAATGGGATCAGTTAACAGGCGAAGTAGGAAATACTCTTTTGAATACGTTTTCAGGTACTAGGTTAGTTGGTCTGGCATTCTATGATTCTGGCGAAAGAAGCTTTTATAATACGGTACGACCAATTAAGTCACCAGAAGATTTACAAGGTTTAAAGATCCGTGTACAATCTTCTGAATTAGCAATAGATATTGTCGAATCGCTTGGAGCATCAGCGACGCCAATGGATTATGGGGAAGTGTATTCTTCTCTGCAAAATGGTGTGATTGATGGGGCAGAGAATAACTTTCCAAGCTACTACACCTCCAGTCATTATAATGTTGCGAAATATTATACGGTAAATGGATTTCAAGGAGCTCCTGAAGTTCTTTTAGCCTCTCAGGAAACATGGGATCAGCTAAGTGAAGAAGATCAGGCAATATTTAAAGAAGCCGCGACGGAATCAATAGAAGTGCAGCGTGAGGCATGGGATGAGCTAACAGAAGTTTCAAAAGAAAAAGTAACCGAAGCGGGAAGTGAGCTGATTGAAGTCGATGACGTAAGTGAATGGCGAGAAGCGGTACAACCTGTTTACGATAAATATGGTGACAAATATAGTAAGTGGATTGAAAGATTGACAGAGGATGAATAG